GCAGCGTCCCACAATTTCATTTCAGCATAAACGACACCGAGATCGTAGTGGTCTTTACCTTGACCTGCCGGGAGATCCTCTTCCTCTGAAGTTTCCGGAACCTCAAACTCAATTGGTGACACGGGCGTGTCGCCGAAGGAGCCATTTGCCTGAGAGTACGCTGGAGTATCATGTTGTACGAACGTAATGTCGCCGCTATTCCAGTCCGCGTCGAGAGATTGCATGCCATCATCATCGCTCTGCTCCGCCGAAGAGTTGGTCTCCTGCTCGGGGACTTCGAACATCACAGGTTGTTCTTCCGCCTCTTCCCTTTCAGGCTGGATCTGCATACGACTTACATACGCTTGCAGGTCACGCTCCAGCTCGATATCCTCGAGTTTGCACTCGTCAAGAAGCTGCGTCAACTCCTCAAGCAAATGCGGCTGGCGAATCTCGCAGCTTATCACTTTACGGAACCAACTTTTGATTTCCGTGCTCGTAGCGTGTTTCGCAAGTTTTGTAAATGAGCGAAACGCCGAGATAGCATCTGCGAAATAGTCAAGACCAAGGTAGGCTTCGGAGATAACAAGATGTACTCCGGTTTCCTCCGGGCACCTCTTTACCATTTTTCGCCCAATGCCGAGCACGTTTTCGTGCAGACTCTCCTGAGCAAAGCCGTCCAGCGCACGCTGCCACGAAACACTTGCGCCATTGACATCCCCAGAACCATACTGGATGTCTCCGAGCAAATTCCATTGAGCAAAATCCTGCTCATCGGCATGCACTTGCTCTTCGTAATATGGCAGAGCAGTTTTCCACTTTCCGGCACGAAGCGCAAGCCTCGCTTTTATCTCGGGCGTCTTCTTGGTCTTAATCGAGAAGTTCATTTTCGCGTCCTTTAACTAATCTGGCGCCATGCGCCTCTCTGTACTGTGTGAACTTTCGGTGTTCCCGGAGGCCAGTTGTCAGGATCAAGCAGATCCGTGTCAAATCCCCAATTTCGATTTGGGGCCGTGTAATAGCTTCCGTAACTCCATGCGGTAGTCGCAAAGCGGCTGAACCACAAGTCTATCATACTACCTCGGTACGTCACAGTCTTGCCGCTCCAGTTCTCAAGGAATCGCAGCAAATTCTCAAGTCCGCCGCTATACGATCCACCGTCAACAGACGGGACATGACCGGTCATAATGCAAACATTGACGCTCATGTTCGTCGGCGTGCGATTGCCAAGTGAAAGACTTGAGTTGGCGTCGCTCCAATTAGGTGACAAGAACGTGATGGCATCGCAAAGCAATGCAGATCCCTTTTTTGCGACCGTGTTGTAATTTCCCCAAACATATAGCGGAAGATCCGTTGCGATAGTAAGTCCACCCACCGGAAGTGACGTTGCGTTCTTGACGCGCACGGCAGGATCGGACCCGCGGTAGTCGCTGACATAGATAATGCCGTTCGCCGGCCAACTGCTGTCCGAAAGCATGGTTGCCACATTTATTTCAACGACGTCCATCCACTTGTTTTCGCGATCGTCGTAGAATTTGTTCACGGTATATGTGAAGTAGCTTGGAACGGCAAGCGCCGCGCCCGAGCTGTCAAAACATGCACCGTCAACGTAGCGTATTCCGGCTTTGTACCAATACTTCGATTCACGTTCTTGTGCGCCGTCGGTCAGCGTGTCTCCGCGCTCGACGACCTCATGTTGGTCGGCCGCCGGCGGCAACGGCAGCTTGAGTGTTGTCATTCCGTGCGCAGCGTCACGCACTTGGCCGCCCCATAGCGACAAAGATTCCGTTGCCCAATCCGCTTGCCTGTTGTCCAACCAATATGCGCCGCGCCAAACGTTTTGGTAGACTCCAAGCTGGTCCTTTATGCGAACCGAACCGGGAGGATCGACGTGACCGCCGTCTTTGCGGTGATGCCAGTATTTGCCGCCGCAAGTCACATACGAATTGCAGCTAATGCCAGACTCCGCGCCCATATACAGGTTCGCGTTCGAATGGACCCGACCTTCAAAGGTCATGTTTGGGCCGGGGAATATTTCGAGGTCTTCATCGTAGAACACGCCGAACTGAAACAGCGGAATAAACTGGTGTTGAATTTCCCTGTTCAAAGTCGTGGATGTTCTGCCTGATTGAGCACGAGCCGTGATGTTATACCTCGTCACAAATCCGATCAGACCCATGTAGTCCCCGGCCGTAATGATCTCTTGAGTCGGCGCACCGTCTTGACTAATATCAAACAGATCGTACGTATACCCTGACATGTTCGGATAAGGCAAAGAATCAAGCGCCGCTTCCGTCGGATCGAGGTTGTTCTGCAGAAGCTGCTTGAGTTCGCCCGTGCCCCACTCTATCGCGGCCTCCGCCGCATAGAAGGTTCTCGTTTCATCCAGCGTCGTCGTCTCCACCTTTGCGGTGCCCAACGAATTTAGAGACGAAGTCGTGGCAATAAACATTAATCCCGCGAGCATGACGACCGCAGCGATCATGATCATGCCCTTTTGCCGCTCACGAAGCCCTTGCTTGCCCTTCAGTTGTCCATGTCTATTTCGCATGTTCGTCCTCGGGCGTTAAGATTGATTTAAATTCAAATTTCTGCCGCGAATCATAAACCGGTACACTTCACGGTGATAGCCGTCGTACCAGTACTGACCATCGGGCAGCACGACATAGTCGCTGTGTTCTTGGTTTTCGCTTTCTTCTGATCGAACGACGAGCGTGATTTCAATCGCAGTAACCCGCAATCGCTGTCCCAGTGAAAGAACGTAGCCGCCTGATGGAATCGGACCCGACTGCGGCAATTCATCACCGCGATTGTCGTAATATCGAAAGATGATCGCTTCGATGTTTCTGCCGAGTATGCGTTCGGTTCGCTGACCCCATCGTACGGAATCACGTTGCCATTCCCACAAGTCTTGCTGAATGCCATCGTCGTTTTGCCAATACCCAATGGTCTCAGTCAGCGAGTCATTGTCAATATCGCAACTCATTACCAAACTGTAAGTCGAAGCGTATTCGATCGGCTCATGGAAACCATTGCTCCATGTGAGGTCAGGAACGTCACGATCGATGTCATTGCTGTCGCCGTCAATATCTTCAGTCGCGAACAAACCCATCAACCTGATGTCTTTGACGACCCGCATCGCCAGCAAGCGGCCTTCTTTTGTCGCCGCGGCTCTACTCTCTTCCTTGGCCGCCGTTGACGCAGCCACGTAGTAGAGGGAGAACAGCGAGACAAGAATCACCGCGCCGAGCGTCATGGCGATGGTCATCTCCAACAGGGAGCCACCCTTTTGTGCCCGAAGTTTTGCCCAGTTTTCGCCGTTTATGTGGCGGTTCATCTGTTCTTCGTCCTTTAGAGTTGCGCAACCATTGTGGTTGCTTCCGCGAAATGAAGATCATGATCGAAATAGATCTTCACTGTGATACGCTTGACCGTACCCAAGTCCGCCACCGATACGTAGCGCCTGAAATCCGGCTGGTCCGAATAGGAGTCGCCGTAGTCGGAGCTGACGGAAACAATGTTTGAGTATTGCGAGTTGCGTACTGTTTCAAGTTCCAATCTCAGGAGGTTGTTTGCCGTTTCCATTTTTTCGACGTAGCGGTTTGACTTCGCAATACCGACGAATGAAGCCATGACGACCACCAGCCCGCCCGTAACGATGAGTGTCGTAACCAACACCTCAAGAAGCGTTACGCCGGCCTGCCATTTTCGTGCGATTCTCTTCATATTCATGTTCCACCTCCTGTCTGACAAATTTACCGGAGCGCCTGTGACAGGCCAAGCGAAATGCTCCAGTTTCCATTCTCACCGCTTGCCGCTTCACCGGTTATGGAATACCCGTCCGGAAGGTGCCATTCCAGTCCAAGGAGCGGACTGATCGGCTGCTCACCATCCGAATAGGATTCACTTCCGGACGCGGCTTCAAGCAGCGCACCTTCATAAGTTACTTCGTAGTCACGCTTGCCGGTCAAGTATGTTTTGCTCAAACCGAGATAGGGCGTGACTTTGGAAAGATTGTATCCAATAGTGACCGAAGGCTGAACCTCCTGCCACAAATATTTGTTCGAAACTTTGCGGCCGCTTCTGGTAACGTCGCCTTCCGCGTTAAATCCCAAGTAGGAAACACCGGCGTTGAGCTGAAGATTGCTCGTGACGGGGAATCCCGCTTTCAGTCCAGCACCCCATGCGAACGACGGGCTGCTCGAAAACGGCGAAAAGCCGTTGTTGAAATCATCGAAATCAAGATTTGCCGTGCCGAGCCTGACTTGTGCGTCGAGGAAGTCCGCAAGGCCGTAGCGTCCGGTCAAAAACAGTCTTTGCGATTTAGTGCCGCTGTACCCGGAGAGTTCCGAGCTCATCGGCACGTCGAATGCTGCGCGTTCGGCCTCAACGGTCATACTCGTGACGGCGTTGCCGACACAGAAAACCGGTCCGCCGACCATGGCGATTGCCGCGTCACCAATGACGAGAACTACGGCAAGGAGTGTGGTGATGATGTATTTCATGTCTGCCTCGCTTATTGAATGGTCTCATTGCCGGTTGACGCCGGAGGAGCCGCCGTCGGGAATTGCGTCAGAAGCGTGAACGTTTCAGTAAACGCATATGCTGCACCATATTCTGCTTCCACGTTGATCAAGACCGGCGTCGCCGCGTCGTCATCATTCGTGGTCAGATTATTGAAGAAGCTAACCGTGTATGACGTATCGCCCGGGCATCCGATTTCAATTTCCGTCGGATAAACGTTGCCTGAACTTGCGCTGAAACTCACGGTAGTTCCCTGTACCATCGGCCAATAGTTGAAGTCGTAGAGCGAGAAGCGAATCAAAGCGTTCTCGCCGATACGCAGCGTACGCTCGGATGGATCGCCGTTAACCGTAACTTCTCGAATATTCAGAATGGGCTGGCTGTAGTCAAAGATGACATTTGTCGTCGCCCAAACCCAAACGCTGTCGCCAGACTCGTCGACGCCCGCGGTCTTGCACAAGACTTTGGCGACGCCGTTCTGATCTGGTACGTCACTGCACAAGATCGTTGTGCCAAGATTCGGATCGCTAAGCGTGTTGAGCCAACGGTTGATCGTCGGCAGCGGATTTCCGCTGTACAACGTCACGCGCGCAAAACCCGCCGAATCCGTGTAACCGGTCGCTGTAGTCACCACGCCGCCGGACGTCGTGAAATAAACCGCCGTTCCCGGAGTCACGGGGTTGTTGTACTGGTCACCGACGAGGCAAACGATTTCAACGCTCTCACCGACAACATCCATACCGAACATATTGCACGGCGACGAGCCAATAGCCATATGGCTCGACAAGCATCCGTCCGAGATGTTCTCAATGTAAGGCGGTCCCGCATAGATCAAAATCTCGGTTGACACTGCACTGATTCCCGTGCACTGCGCGCGAATACGAGCCGTACCGCTTACCGTGCCGCTGTTGTATGCGACGGTCGCGTTTCCGTTAATCGTCGGAATTGCGCCAGTGCTGGACAAGAAGTCTCCGCCGCCCGGCGAATTATTGATGTTGAAATACACTTCCGTTCCATCAAGCACCGGGTTATTGTTCGCGTCCCGCACCGTTGCGGTCACAAGTAAAGTTTCGTTGCGTCCGCTACCGCGTACGCCGACAGATCCCGGATTAAAACTCAATTGAATACTGTTTGGATTGCCCGGCAGCAAGTACAAAGTGTAATTTCCGACCGCTTGACCAGCGGAAGCCGTGACGATTGCTGTACCGGTCTGGGAAGAACTAAACGGGACGGAAGCGTTGCCCTGCGAATTCGTCACGCGGCTCGCCGTGATGTTACCTATAGTCGTCGTAAACTGTACTTCGACGTTTGGCAGCGGATGACCGACCGCGTCCGTCACTCGCGCCGTAATGCTGTCAGTTGCGATACCGTCCGCGCGCAGGCTGTCGATTACGGCAGACAGAATAACATGTGCCGGATCGCCCACACGATAAATGATTTGTACGCTGTCGCGAACGCTTGAATTTTCCTCTGACCATGCAGATACGTAGAACGTATCCGGCGTGGCACTGGACGTCAAAGTGTTCGAGGCGACGCCGCCGACGGTCGTGCGGAGATTTTCAAGCGAACCGGACTGCGGCGGAATACTGAAACGAACCTGAGTTCCGTTGGGAACCGGGTTTCCGTTTTGATCCGTGACATTTGCCGTGAGAATCGAAGACGAACTGTTGTCCGCGAACAAAATGGTCGGCGAGGCCGTAAGTGAAAGCGTAGTCGGCGTTGAAGCCGCAAACGTAACGTTCGTTTGCGCTGTCAAGGATTGACCGTAGGTCACGGTGATGTTGGCGACACCGGTTTGCGTCGATGCTTGCAGATTTACCGTGGCAACTCCGCTTTCGTTAGTTTCTGCCGAAGCGGGAATCGTTCCGCTGTTCGTTCCGAAATATACGGTCGCTTCGGGAATCGCGACTTGCGAGACCGTTTCGAACACGTGTACATTAATTGCTGACGTTGATATGCCATCGGCAATCACCATCGCCGGAACCGCACCTGCGCTAACCGTGACGCCGCGCAGCGTGACGCTGGCCGTACCTTGAGACGTTCCGGATGCGGCGGTCAGAACAGTTGAAGTATTCGCCGTGCGGCCTTCAGGCGTGAACGTGAGAGTTGCCTGACCGAGGCTGTTCGTGAACGAGTTGACGGGAGTGAAGCTAATGCCGCTTGCCGTCCACGTGACTTGCGCGTTCGAAAGCGGAACGCCCAACGCATCGTACACTGTGGCTTGGACGGGCATCGACGTGATGCCGTCTGAACGCATGGAATTGCTTTGCGGTGCCACACTGATTGCTTGCGGCGTCGGCGAATACATATTCACCATCACCGTATCACCAAGCTGTGGACCGAAACCGCAAATCACCATCGCGTTTCCGCTTTCCGCGGAAGCGACGAGGCTTGCGGTAGCGATGCCGGAAGCACTCGTGACGACGCTATTCGGAATAGAACCAAGGTTCGTACCGAACGACACCGCACGGCCTGAAACCGCTACCAAGCTCGTCGTCTCGCGAACGAGCGCTTGAATCGAGTTGACGGAGACTCCGTTGGCCGGCATCGCCGTATACTGTGCATTGGACAACACTGTGATACCACGCAGCGACACCACGACTGAATCAGAAGCGGATTGTGAATTCACGCGGATCGTGGTTTGAGCGTCGGTCGTGCGACCTGCGGAGCGGAATACGTTCGTGGCATAACCAGCCGAGTCCGTCGTTGTTTGTCCACGAACCAAACTTCCCGATCCGTTCAGGCTCCAAATGATCGCCACGTTAGAAATGGGCGAACCGCTCTGGTCCGTCAAACGACAGGTCATATTGGTTGAACTGACTCCGTCGGCTAAGAGTGAAGTCTCTTCTGACTCGAGATTCAGTCCCGAAGCCGCGGGCGAGAACAACTGAATATGCAGCGTATCGCGAAGTTGATTTCCGTAGCGCACGATGATTTCGGCATCACCGACTTCGTTGCCCGCCGTATAAGTAAATGTGACGACACCTGAAGAGGAAGTCGTTCCGCTCGCAGGAACCGAACCAATCGAAGCTCCACAAAGAATCGTGGCGCCGGGAATGGCGATTGTGCTGCTCGTTTCGCGCAGACTCACAGTGATCGTCGCGGTAGCCGAACCGTTTGCCGGGAGAATTTGTGTGCTCGTTGAAGCCGACAAATGCACACCGAGAAGTGCCAGCGTATCCTGAGCCGCGCTGCGTTCAATCGCAACTTCTATCGGCGCGACCAAGTCTGAGGCCGAAGCGACCGAGGAGAACACGGACATCGCCACGCCGTTTTCATCCGAAACAACCGTTTCAGGACGGAATGCGCCGTTCGCTATCGTTGTGAACGTGACAGCCGTGTTTGGAACGGGGTTGCTCGCTTCATCTAAGACAAACGCCGACACTTGAGTGTTCGCAACGCCGTTGGCGAGCAATTCACGGCTTCCAACTGTTAGCACAATGTCACTGGCTTCCGTATCGGTGAGCAACAACGACGCCTGGGCGCGCAATGTATCACCATATGAAGCGGTGAGCTGGACTTCAACCGGTTCATTGCCGGCTTGATAGACTGCTTCCGCGACTCCGCTTTCGTTGGTTTCAGCATATTGCTGAACTGAACCTTCGCTGGCAGCGAATCGCACGGACGCGTTGGCGACCGCGACGCCGCTCGAAGTCTCGCGTACAATGGCTTGTACGTTGGTCGTACTTTCGCCATTCGCGGGAAGAGTCTCATCATCGACGTTCAATGTGACCAGCACACCGCGCATCGTGACCGCAAAAGAAGCGTTCTCTGATTCAACCTGAGCATTGACCAGTTGCGAAACATCCAACGTGGACGCGCCGCTGTAGAAGACCGCGGTGGCATGTCCGTTTGCATCGGTTTCATCCGAAACAACTTCCAACGTGCCGATGCCGTTGCCCGTGGACCATACGACGTTGCTGCCGCTTACGGGAAGATTGAATTCGTCGCGCACAGTCGCAGTAATGGTCGTTGACGACACACCGTCTGCTAAAATTGAAGAAGAGCTGCTGCCAAGCACCAAGCCCGCGACTTCCGGCGCCATAAAATCGACTTCGCCGTAACCGCTTGCCTCACCGGCGTTGGCAACGATAGCGCAGTTGCCGACTTGGCGGGCGCTCGTTAAGTTCGTAGTGAAAGTTCCAGTCGAGTTCGTGAATCCCGACGCGGGAAGCAACGTACCTATCGTGCTCGTCACGGAAATCGCAACGCCTCCGCGCAGCGGATTACCGTACGCGTCATAAACGCGGCAAACGATCTGTGTACTCGATACTCCGTCTGCCGGAAGCTGCGAAACGCCGGGCGTAACATCCACCGACGAAGCTGTTCCTGCGACGTAGTTTGCGGTTTCCGAAACGCTCAAGTCTCCGGTTGCCGCAGTAATTTCGTCGTCGCCGACGGCCGTGGCGCTCGTCAACGTCGCAAGAGCGTACCCGTCTTGCGTCACGGCGCTGAACACAGCACTGACCGGCGAGCCAAAGCGGTCCGGTCCGCGCTTCGTTCTTGGAGTGTTGAACACCGACGTGTTGGCTTCGCTGCGGCTGAACGTCGCGTTATTCGAGTTCTTCCAAATTTCACGCGTATTTTTTCCGCTGTGTCCAGTGATCGTATAGCCATCAAGTTGACCGGATTCGGACGTAAATGTCACAACCGTTCCGTTCGAGACGGGACGATTTTGGCTGTCCAGAACTTGTGCACGCAAGAGCGCCGTACTTTGACCGTCCGCCACCAACTGACGCGGCGTGATCGTCATCGACATATGAGACGGCGTCGTCATCTGCAGAAATACCGAAGCGCTGCCGTTGATTTCGTTGTTGCTTGCAGTCACTGTCGCGTTGCCCGGATTCAAACCGGCGCGGAAAACGGCGGTGGCATATCCGGACGCGTCTGTCGAAGCGGACTCGGTAACGTCACCGTTTACGCTGCTGAAACCAACGATCGTGCCCGGCGTCGCTGGATTACCGTAGGTATCTCTCGCCAATGCGCGTACTGTCGTTTCACTTGCATTGTCGGCCCAAAGCGAATCAGAGTCCGTCGAAACCGTCAGCGAAGCCAGCGCGCCGGGACTCACCGCGATCGTCGTATTCCCGGTTACTGTTCCCGTTGACGCCGTTATCGTTACCGCTCCGGACGTAACGGGCGCACGGTATTGCGTCGTGGCGATACCGTTTTCCGTTGTGACAGCTTGCGCGGAGAAAGATCCCGAGCTCGCGGAAAAAGTCACCAGCACATTGCTGCGCAGTGTTTGTCCATTCTCGTCCATCACTCTTGCGCTGATCACAGACGTGTCCATTCCTGCGGTCATCGTCGACAAAGACGTGTTTACTTGAACCGAAGACGCCGCGTACGGCTGCAGGAATTCAACAAGTACTGTATCCGAATTATCGTTGTACTGTGCGATAACCATTGCCGTACCGATTACGTCGGTTGACGTCAGAGTCGCCAGCGCCGTTCCAGATTGCGCATCGGTGATGGCCGGTGATGTAATGACGCCGCGGGTCGTGGAAAAGGTCACCTCCACCCCGCCGACCGGATTGTTTTGTTCGTTTCGCACTCGCGCGCGAATCTGCGTGGTTGAAGCTCCATTGTCGGCAAACAATGTATCTTCGTCGGCGGAAACTGCGACCAACCCGCTCAAACTCGCCGCGCCGTCACGCACATTGAATGATCGGGATTGTGCCGTCTGCATGCTGACAAGCTCAACGTGCAGCGAGACGTTTCCGGTATCTTCCGGGGCAGTATACATCGTGCGCGCCACACCGTAATTGTCCGTTTCCACGGTGACATCGGGTCCGGCGTCGTCGAAGCTACCGCGAGTCACGGTAAAACGAACATTTTCGCCGGGCGCAGGTTCATGCTGTTCATTGACGACGTGTGCTTCGACCCATGCGGTGCCGAGCGGGCTGATCACGGGCGGATCGATAATGATCGAGTCGACGAACGCGAGATTGTCCCGTGCGGATGACACGGGGCTTAAATCGCCTTTTTGTTCACATCCATACCACAGGGCAACACTGAGCAGTGTTCCCATGGGCAACCAAAATCCTAATGGCAAACGGCGCTGCATCACATGCACTCCTTGCGCTTTATCCACAGTTTGTTCTAAAACTCAAATTTGTTTCGGCGATCTCGATGAGACTTGAGCAATATCGCCGCGGGCCTTTGGGCAGGCGTCGTAGCGCAATTGCTATAACACCTTTGCCAAAACTCCAACTCTGCGCGCACGCAAGTTGATTTTCGTGTTGGCTTTATTCCCAACCACTTGTTTGCAAGGCATGTGCCATGCAGTTTTTGCCGGACAATATTCTGATTTCTTTGCTCTTCACCAGTTTACGATTGGAGTTGTTTGGCGCGGATTTCAAAATCTTCGTAGAAATTGCCGTACAGGCAGTTCCGAACGTCCAAATCTTGCATGTTGCAAAAGAGAAACCCGCGACTCTTGAGCCGCGGGCTTCTCTTGCAAGCCTAGTTTGCTTACTGGATTCCTTCAGGTGTCGCCGTCAGCGTGGTCCCCGCGTTGTCTTCGCAGGTTACCGCGATGCTGTAGGATGTCGGGCTGGAAGCTCCGTCGTACGTGTAAGCGAACGAAGCGAAGTTATCGCCCGTCGGCAGCGACATATAGGGGTTGCCGTTCGGATCAACAAGAACCGTGGCGGCGCTCGCCAACGTCAGCGTGGCGGGATAGTCGGCATTGTCAATTTCGAACATACCCAGGGCCTGACGGAACAGGTCAAGGTCTGCGCGAGCCGCACCGATACGAGCACGATCCTGCGCACCCATGAAACGCGGAACTGCGACGGCGGCCAAAATACCGATAATCACGATCACGACCAAAAGTTCGATGAGCGTGAAGCCCTTTTGATTCTTCTTGTTACGGATTGCTTTTAACATGATTGTCTCCTGACTTGCGTTAACGGACACTTGGTGGTTCATACGAGTTCTGTTGTCCGATTCAGCAACCCATATGCCAGAATTCTTTTATTTCTAAATAGCTTTATAAATCATAGACTTCCATTATTCCAGACACATTGCGTTTTGCATTGAGGTTGATAACAATCATCGAAAACAACAACACGGTGTCATTGCACAACGCAAAATCTTATTGCGGAGGTTTAATTCCGTATCGCTGCAGCTTGCGGTAAATCGTAGATGGATCGATGCCAAGAATCTCAGACGCACGCTTCTTTTGCCACCCTGACTCTTCCAAGACTTGCAACAAGTATGATTTCTCAACATCGTCTAAAGTACGGGTCGCTGGCATTCGCGACGTTTGGACAACAGGTCCGATGGAACCTCCGAAGCGTTCCGGCAGTCCGGACACGTCGATGACTTCATGGTCACTTAAGATCACAATACGTTCAATTGCGTTTTCCAACTCTCTAACGTTACCCGGCCATGAATACTGAAGAAGTTTCTCCATGGCCTCCGGGCTAAACCGCTTCAAACTGACGTTCATCTTCTTGCAGGCACGTTCAAGGAAGAACTCCGCTAGATCGTGAATATCCGCCCGTCGTTCTCTCAGTGATTTAATGTGAATAGGAATTACCGACAACCTATAATAGA
This region of Calditrichota bacterium genomic DNA includes:
- a CDS encoding Ig-like domain-containing protein, with the translated sequence MQRRLPLGFWLPMGTLLSVALWYGCEQKGDLSPVSSARDNLAFVDSIIIDPPVISPLGTAWVEAHVVNEQHEPAPGENVRFTVTRGSFDDAGPDVTVETDNYGVARTMYTAPEDTGNVSLHVELVSMQTAQSRSFNVRDGAASLSGLVAVSADEDTLFADNGASTTQIRARVRNEQNNPVGGVEVTFSTTRGVITSPAITDAQSGTALATLTSTDVIGTAMVIAQYNDNSDTVLVEFLQPYAASSVQVNTSLSTMTAGMDTSVISARVMDENGQTLRSNVLVTFSASSGSFSAQAVTTENGIATTQYRAPVTSGAVTITASTGTVTGNTTIAVSPGALASLTVSTDSDSLWADNASETTVRALARDTYGNPATPGTIVGFSSVNGDVTESASTDASGYATAVFRAGLNPGNATVTASNNEINGSASVFLQMTTPSHMSMTITPRQLVADGQSTALLRAQVLDSQNRPVSNGTVVTFTSESGQLDGYTITGHSGKNTREIWKNSNNATFSRSEANTSVFNTPRTKRGPDRFGSPVSAVFSAVTQDGYALATLTSATAVGDDEITAATGDLSVSETANYVAGTASSVDVTPGVSQLPADGVSSTQIVCRVYDAYGNPLRGGVAISVTSTIGTLLPASGFTNSTGTFTTNLTSARQVGNCAIVANAGEASGYGEVDFMAPEVAGLVLGSSSSSILADGVSSTTITATVRDEFNLPVSGSNVVWSTGNGIGTLEVVSDETDANGHATAVFYSGASTLDVSQLVNAQVESENASFAVTMRGVLVTLNVDDETLPANGESTTNVQAIVRETSSGVAVANASVRFAASEGSVQQYAETNESGVAEAVYQAGNEPVEVQLTASYGDTLRAQASLLLTDTEASDIVLTVGSRELLANGVANTQVSAFVLDEASNPVPNTAVTFTTIANGAFRPETVVSDENGVAMSVFSSVASASDLVAPIEVAIERSAAQDTLALLGVHLSASTSTQILPANGSATATITVSLRETSSTIAIPGATILCGASIGSVPASGTTSSSGVVTFTYTAGNEVGDAEIIVRYGNQLRDTLHIQLFSPAASGLNLESEETSLLADGVSSTNMTCRLTDQSGSPISNVAIIWSLNGSGSLVRGQTTTDSAGYATNVFRSAGRTTDAQTTIRVNSQSASDSVVVSLRGITVLSNAQYTAMPANGVSVNSIQALVRETTSLVAVSGRAVSFGTNLGSIPNSVVTSASGIATASLVASAESGNAMVICGFGPQLGDTVMVNMYSPTPQAISVAPQSNSMRSDGITSMPVQATVYDALGVPLSNAQVTWTASGISFTPVNSFTNSLGQATLTFTPEGRTANTSTVLTAASGTSQGTASVTLRGVTVSAGAVPAMVIADGISTSAINVHVFETVSQVAIPEATVYFGTNSGTIPASAETNESGVATVNLQASTQTGVANITVTYGQSLTAQTNVTFAASTPTTLSLTASPTILFADNSSSSILTANVTDQNGNPVPNGTQVRFSIPPQSGSLENLRTTVGGVASNTLTSSATPDTFYVSAWSEENSSVRDSVQIIYRVGDPAHVILSAVIDSLRADGIATDSITARVTDAVGHPLPNVEVQFTTTIGNITASRVTNSQGNASVPFSSSQTGTAIVTASAGQAVGNYTLYLLPGNPNSIQLSFNPGSVGVRGSGRNETLLVTATVRDANNNPVLDGTEVYFNINNSPGGGDFLSSTGAIPTINGNATVAYNSGTVSGTARIRAQCTGISAVSTEILIYAGPPYIENISDGCLSSHMAIGSSPCNMFGMDVVGESVEIVCLVGDQYNNPVTPGTAVYFTTSGGVVTTATGYTDSAGFARVTLYSGNPLPTINRWLNTLSDPNLGTTILCSDVPDQNGVAKVLCKTAGVDESGDSVWVWATTNVIFDYSQPILNIREVTVNGDPSERTLRIGENALIRFSLYDFNYWPMVQGTTVSFSASSGNVYPTEIEIGCPGDTSYTVSFFNNLTTNDDDAATPVLINVEAEYGAAYAFTETFTLLTQFPTAAPPASTGNETIQ
- a CDS encoding type II secretion system protein, whose product is MNMKRIARKWQAGVTLLEVLVTTLIVTGGLVVVMASFVGIAKSNRYVEKMETANNLLRLELETVRNSQYSNIVSVSSDYGDSYSDQPDFRRYVSVADLGTVKRITVKIYFDHDLHFAEATTMVAQL
- a CDS encoding prepilin-type N-terminal cleavage/methylation domain-containing protein codes for the protein MLKAIRNKKNQKGFTLIELLVVIVIIGILAAVAVPRFMGAQDRARIGAARADLDLFRQALGMFEIDNADYPATLTLASAATVLVDPNGNPYMSLPTGDNFASFAYTYDGASSPTSYSIAVTCEDNAGTTLTATPEGIQ